Within Solea senegalensis isolate Sse05_10M unplaced genomic scaffold, IFAPA_SoseM_1 scf7180000014543, whole genome shotgun sequence, the genomic segment ccattttaaacaggaagtgcccgctaactttgccgtacgttgtccaatttgcacaaaccttatatgtcacaccagggacctgtcctgagcatgtctgcaaaagatgacctcccaacaggaagtggaatgcccgaaacaggaagtaaactctaagattgtccgatctgcacaaaacttgatatgtaagacaagggaacttccctgaacacgtttacggacgcgcatttgaccgaacaggaagtcggccattttaaacaggaagtgccctataactttgccatacgttgccgatcccccccgaaatttggatcgacatgtgcggagacgccgctgaaaataactagtactgaaaataactagtactgaaaataactagtactgaaaataactagtaccgcgcgcggtgaatgaacgggtgagagcgcgaggcacgcggggagccgtggcacacggcgacccgcgtgggtcggctcgaacccgttcagaaccgcgcgcggtactagttatttttctGATTATATTGCAAATTCATTCTtgtaaaattacgactttattcttataatattgctactttattcttgaaagataacattgttttctctctcttcagccGTAACCCGTCCTCTGGTTTTCTCCTCCCAGGTTTTGGTAAAGGAGTGAACGTGGTGAACTACGAGGGCGGCTCCTGGCACGAGTACTGCTTCAACTGTAAGCGATGCTCCCTCAGTTTGTCCAAAAAGCCCTTTGTCACTAAGGGAAGAGACGTCCTCTGCACCGACTGTGGCAACAAGTAGAAGATGTGGAGATGGATGTGGAGAGCAACTGCAGTggatgcagttttatttttatttttgtcattgctTTGCTTAAGGTTGACGTTACAGGTTGTTTTAAGGAATCATATCTCACATGTTGCTGTCAGACAATACTGTACATAACtgaatatgtattatttttttcaccttCTTTTAGCACAAATTACTGCTCCTgttaaataatgtgttgtttaaaatgtgatattttcctATGACCAAAACAAGTTTTAATCTCTACATGTACTTTCAGATTATcaattttggttttttttgtttgttttttattaaataaactcTTCTGCACCTTTTGTAAGCAATTTTGTCCTGAAAGCATTGATGGTTTTGATGTGTTGCTGAAAATAAACTTTCTACAGAACGGGAAAGGTGTGAACCATTTGCACGTGATTTGAATATTGAAATCTCTCCGTTGTCCAAACGGGAAATAGGATTTttttgaattattcaaatgaaaacatttacctGCAGTAAAGGAAGTGCAAGCTTTCTGTGTAACCTACTGTCAGAGAATGTTGTGTTAGTTCTTTGACAGGAGCCATCCCAGTGACAGGTcagtctcctgctgctgcctttaTGTTGCTCTCTGTTCAGTGATTTCACTCTGCGGTGTTTACAGAAagctgtgcgtgtgtttgtcaAAAGTAATTACCTTCTGGTTCAGTACCTTCTTTTGTGTGGGAgtaaataattttctttttcagactACGCTTTGATTGGACTGGTAAGATGTTGTCCACTTATCTCTGTCGCACTATTGTCTGTAtctaacccacacacacacacacagctgtgtgttcAAGGATCTTTTCTGTTGTCACTGCTGGACCACAGTGCTACTTTGTTCTAAGGTAAGATGCTAAAACTTGGATTCTATCATTAGTTTTCATGagttacttgttttttttttaagagaatgAACTTGTTCTTGTCTTCAATGTTTTAGGATGACTCTCATCTACAATGTCCTGATTGCATTTgcctctctgtgtctgctgatATTTCCTCAGTCTTCTTATTGTGGTATGTGAAGATGGTTTGACACACATCAACGTTGGATTaatagttaaaataaataaatattggtcCTTttaattagggatgggaatcagtattgGCACGGTACTGGgtaaaatcactggattggattaGAATGTAGAATCTGATACAGTCcatgaaaaaatataaataaatatcagcaaaagcattttagcagagtcatgtttgggctgtgtATTTCCTTCTTTTTGGGGAGAACgatatttgtcacacagttgtatgtacgttcataaatggtctaaaatgactgtaatcGGAAATtatatcggtagatactcaggtttttgatattggtatcggacaccaccatttaaataaaatatcatggAACATAATTCTAAAGTTTTCGACACCTCAAATGTTGACAGGTTTTGTTTATTCCATTCCATAATTATTGTCAGCGACTACAGTACAGATAAtaattgtttgttaaaaaaatatcttataACATGGGTTTAAAATTcagaataatagtaatattattgttattattaagtaAGCACACAGGTAACACTGTCACaggttttaaaatacatttgaatacaGAGTACATGTGAAGTCATTTAACTATCAACGATTGTTTCAATATCAGAACATAAAACCTAAAAGTTGAGAAGTTAGTTTCTGCATTTATATTAAAGCAGAGGTTCCCGTTATTATATTCaacatgtcatttcatgtttgtgtgtgttattattttattttattttaataatttgacATTCAcgtttcattaaaataaaacaacaaaaaaaagatatagttcaccaactatataaacatacggaagagtattagggccacatgtaaaacaaacaaaaccgtaaaataaataaaagcaggttCTGTGATTTCAGCTACTTGAGTTGCTGTGGGATCTTGAAGCACGatcctctctttgttttccatCTCCTGCAGGAAAGGAGAGTGTGGAGTACAAAGGCAACTGCCATTACAATGAAAGTTTCACCCTTTTCAACTGTACAAACGGCTCCCAGAGTGTCGTCTCTGAAGAAAGATACCTTTACTGCTATAACAAGATGTTGGCTAAATACTGTGTTTGCGAACAGGTattgaaattttttttattttctggcaCAGAGCAGAACAACCAGTTCCTTTCAGACTGTAGttctcgctctttttttttttttttatagaagaGGATGTTGGCGTTGAACGTCAAAACTATATGACTATTTACACTCTCctgtcttctgtctgtgtgcagaCTAAAAGCCATGGAAGAGTGAAGTGCAAGGACAACAGCCACCGTTTAGTGTGCAACAACTGCTCAAGGTCTCTGGGAGGGTTGAGTTTCTCCTGCGTCGACTGTTACAAGAAGAAGTGCAGTGGGTGAAACATCATGAAACATCATCTAACTCCaaggagtgaatgaatgaatgaaggctgAGACATTTTACAGctcatataataaaaataatgccaCGCTGCCACGCACAAAGAACGATGCctttaatattacgactttattctcgtaaaattacgactttattctcgtaaaattatgactttattcttgtaaaattatgactttattcttgtaaaattatgactttattcttgtaaaattacaattacaacaaaaataaatgaagagaattctgaaaaaaagtcagagatctgagtttaaagaaaaagtcagaattctgacttttttcgggccacaaaaaagtaaaaaaggagaaaatctcagaatataaataatcatctttcatgataatatttttttttcacagaatgCAGTTCAGAAGAATCCTccagcagcggcggcggtggcggcggcagcAGGTTTACTcagacacacatatgtacagtacacatgTTAACAAATGGGTTCTACAGCAATCAATATATTTCTCATTGATTTGCATTGCAAAGCAAGTGTCTATTATAAGTGTTCGGGCTCAAAGCTGCAGTCTCTCTGAGGTTATGAGTTCTCTTTTGTacgttgctttggataaaagtgtctgcttaaatgtaaatgtaaatgtgaatcatatgatgatgtaaaaaataattgtaaaaccTGTGTTGAAGTGAAGGAGCAGGAAGTTCAATGGATAAGGACAGTACTCCATCCAAAAACAGAACTTAGAAGTAGCTCAGATAGAGTAGCTTATGCTGTGAGCGTAAGACTTGCATGTCTGAGAATGTGAGTTTGGATCCCGTTGTGAGGTATTTTTCAGTCTAGATTCACTGTAAACGGCTAAAAACTCAAAGAACATCTGAGAAACTGTAGGAGTAAGTAGCTCGGGTGTTAAGAACACTGCTGTGAAGTTTTGATGTCACAGGTTCAAATCTGACAAAGAGCaagatgttttaaatgttcaacatctaaagtgaagattgaaaagAGTCGAAAAGTCCCATAATGTGACAGGCATTCATGGTGTGTGGCTTTCTTCTCAACCATGAATGAGGTTCTTCAGTTTGTAAGGTGGTAGGTTCAGTTCCGCAAAAACTTTAAATTTTGGACATGGTTGTGAAGCTGAACCTACCGGAACAGAACAACCTCGCTGTTGTGGACTTGTACAACTACTGGACGAGGACAGGTCCACAACAGCGAGGTTGTTCTGGCAATTGGCAAGTTCTGTTCCACAACCATGTGTACTCGGATGCTTTTTCAAAGAGGGTTTGACTGTTTGCATTGAAAAGAGGATTATACAATGTGCTTCATCATgacaatatgataaaaaaaaccagacCCAAAGCAACAAGTTAAATAGCTCTATGAGTTTGACAATAATTTGTGAAGCAGAACATTGGTGTTCAAATCTACAGAAGCACTTTAATATTAAGAATGTgtagacagattttttttgggtTGAAACTTGAGATGCTGATAAATCACCTGACAAAAGGCCAGCATTCTAGTCCAGAGTCCAAAAACTCTGACCAAAACAAGGATGTTA encodes:
- the LOC122761312 gene encoding four and a half LIM domains protein 1-like gives rise to the protein MTLIYNVLIAFASLCLLIFPQSSYCGKESVEYKGNCHYNESFTLFNCTNGSQSVVSEERYLYCYNKMLAKYCVCEQTKSHGRVKCKDNSHRLVCNNCSRSLGGLSFSCVDCYKKKCSG